The following proteins are encoded in a genomic region of Natrinema sp. DC36:
- the glmS gene encoding glutamine--fructose-6-phosphate transaminase (isomerizing) translates to MCGIIARIGHGDAADTLISGLENLEYRGYDSAGIAVQNGSGVKVHKCSGEVSRLKSNLDGQPHGNMGIGHTRWSTHGPPTDENAHPHTDTAGDVAVVHNGVIENYDELKDELRAKGHEFESDTDSEVIPHLIDEYRDETGDTEQAVRRAVDTLEGSYAIAAIVDGEEAVYAARKGSPLVLGLDDEEWYLASDVPAFLEHTDEVIYLEDGDIVVLDPDSYQISDLDGTPIERSIDTVDWDPEDAGKGEYDHYMLKEINNQPASLANTIEGRIEDGDVAFENLPPGSFDDIDTVQFVACGTSYHAAMYGAQLTREAGLRTEVLRASEYESTSGPVDENTLVIAVTQSGETADTLDAVRQATERGARSLAVTNVVGSTAAREADDAIYIRAGPEVGVAATKTYSSQAVTLALLTQRIAADVPEGTPADDRAGMLEALEELPQHVETVLETSGAEALARDVFDSKSYFFIGHGLGHSVALEGALKFKEITYEHAEGFAAGQLKHGPLALVTDETPVFAVSTGSDSDSKTKTNAIEAKSRGAPIVAVGPDDQSLVDVADAHLSVPDTHPVWAGLLANVQLQLLSYYAAKQLDRPIDKPRNLAKSVTVE, encoded by the coding sequence ATGTGCGGTATTATCGCACGGATCGGTCACGGGGACGCCGCAGACACGCTCATCTCGGGGCTCGAGAACCTCGAGTACAGGGGCTACGACTCGGCGGGGATCGCCGTCCAGAACGGCTCCGGCGTCAAGGTGCACAAGTGTTCGGGTGAGGTGTCCCGCCTCAAGTCGAACCTGGACGGACAACCGCACGGAAACATGGGGATCGGTCACACCCGATGGAGCACCCACGGGCCGCCGACCGACGAAAACGCCCATCCGCATACGGATACGGCGGGCGACGTCGCGGTCGTCCACAACGGGGTCATCGAGAACTACGACGAGCTCAAGGACGAACTCCGAGCGAAGGGCCACGAGTTCGAGAGCGACACCGACTCGGAAGTCATCCCGCACCTCATCGACGAATACCGCGACGAAACCGGTGACACCGAACAAGCAGTCCGCCGGGCCGTCGACACGCTCGAGGGGAGCTACGCGATCGCCGCGATCGTCGACGGCGAGGAAGCGGTCTACGCCGCACGGAAGGGGTCGCCGCTCGTCCTCGGTCTCGACGACGAGGAATGGTACCTCGCGAGCGACGTGCCGGCGTTCCTCGAACACACCGACGAGGTAATCTACCTCGAGGACGGCGATATCGTGGTTCTCGACCCAGATTCCTACCAAATTAGCGATCTCGATGGCACCCCGATCGAGCGATCGATCGACACCGTCGACTGGGATCCGGAGGACGCCGGCAAAGGCGAGTACGACCACTACATGCTGAAGGAGATCAACAACCAGCCGGCGTCCCTCGCCAATACGATCGAGGGCCGAATCGAGGACGGTGACGTCGCCTTCGAGAACCTCCCGCCCGGCTCGTTCGACGATATCGACACCGTCCAGTTCGTCGCCTGCGGGACATCCTACCACGCGGCGATGTACGGCGCACAGTTGACCCGGGAGGCCGGCCTCCGGACCGAGGTCCTCCGCGCGAGCGAGTACGAATCCACGTCCGGGCCGGTCGACGAGAACACGCTCGTCATCGCGGTCACCCAGAGCGGCGAGACCGCCGACACCCTCGATGCGGTCCGGCAAGCGACCGAGCGCGGTGCTCGGTCGCTCGCCGTCACTAACGTCGTCGGTTCGACGGCCGCGCGCGAAGCCGACGATGCGATCTACATCCGCGCCGGCCCGGAAGTCGGCGTCGCGGCGACGAAGACGTACTCCTCGCAGGCGGTCACGCTCGCCCTGCTCACCCAGCGAATCGCGGCGGACGTCCCGGAGGGGACTCCCGCCGACGATCGAGCGGGGATGCTCGAGGCGCTCGAGGAGCTCCCACAACACGTCGAGACCGTCCTGGAGACGAGTGGGGCGGAGGCGCTCGCCCGAGACGTGTTCGATAGTAAGTCGTACTTCTTCATCGGTCACGGGCTCGGTCACTCGGTGGCCCTCGAGGGTGCGTTGAAGTTCAAGGAGATCACCTACGAGCACGCGGAAGGGTTCGCTGCCGGCCAACTCAAACACGGTCCGCTCGCCCTCGTCACCGATGAGACGCCGGTGTTCGCCGTCTCGACCGGTAGTGACAGTGACAGTAAGACGAAGACGAACGCGATCGAGGCCAAGTCCCGCGGCGCGCCGATCGTCGCCGTCGGACCGGACGACCAATCCCTCGTCGACGTCGCCGACGCACACCTGTCGGTGCCCGACACCCACCCCGTCTGGGCGGGCCTGCTCGCCAACGTTCAGCTTCAGTTGCTCTCCTACTACGCCGCAAAGCAACTCGACCGCCCGATCGACAAACCGCGCAACCTCGCAAAGAGCGTCACGGTCGAATGA
- a CDS encoding glycosyltransferase, protein MHVLHLITSTRSFFEQQISVLEDRGIECTVIGVPGEYSADSPRTPLDYLRFYPRVLSHVLSDEYDLVHGHYGLVAPFLLAQPTRPVVLSLWGTDLMSDMGWLRRISRYGARFADATIVPSPAMSTELDAEHVEIPFGIDTELFRPIPREEARDRIGWDADARIALFPYDRSRDVKDFPRAERVAERADVDLEVRTIDDVSYEEMPYYMNASDVLLVTSTRESGPLVVKEAAACNVPIVSTDVGFVRETIGDVDDCVVGTADDELAAGLERVLDGPRRSNGREAIDGLGLEAMGDQLLDVYRRVLERPTGTPHRAGVSHEV, encoded by the coding sequence ATGCACGTCCTTCATCTCATCACCTCCACGCGGTCGTTCTTCGAACAGCAGATATCGGTCCTCGAAGACCGCGGTATCGAGTGTACCGTCATCGGCGTTCCCGGGGAGTACAGTGCCGACTCTCCGCGGACGCCGCTGGATTACCTTCGCTTTTATCCGCGAGTCCTCTCGCACGTACTGTCGGACGAGTACGATCTCGTCCACGGCCACTACGGCCTCGTCGCGCCGTTCCTCCTCGCTCAGCCGACCCGTCCCGTCGTGTTGAGCCTCTGGGGGACGGACCTGATGAGCGATATGGGATGGCTCCGTCGGATCAGCCGGTACGGCGCTCGGTTCGCCGACGCGACGATCGTCCCGAGTCCGGCGATGTCCACCGAACTCGACGCCGAACACGTCGAGATCCCGTTCGGCATCGACACGGAGCTGTTCAGACCGATCCCGCGCGAGGAGGCTCGCGATCGAATCGGGTGGGACGCCGACGCGCGGATCGCACTGTTTCCGTACGATCGGAGTCGGGATGTCAAGGACTTCCCGCGAGCCGAACGCGTCGCCGAGCGCGCCGACGTCGACCTCGAGGTACGGACGATCGACGACGTCTCCTACGAAGAAATGCCCTACTACATGAACGCGAGCGATGTCCTCCTCGTGACCTCGACACGTGAGAGCGGGCCGCTGGTCGTCAAGGAGGCCGCCGCCTGTAACGTCCCGATCGTCTCGACCGACGTCGGCTTCGTCCGCGAGACGATCGGCGATGTCGACGACTGTGTCGTGGGGACGGCCGACGACGAACTCGCCGCCGGCCTCGAGCGCGTCCTCGACGGCCCCCGTCGATCGAACGGGCGCGAAGCGATCGACGGGCTCGGACTCGAGGCGATGGGCGATCAGCTCCTCGACGTGTATCGTCGCGTCCTCGAGCGACCGACCGGGACGCCCCATCGAGCGGGGGTCAGCCATGAGGTTTAG
- a CDS encoding helix-turn-helix domain-containing protein, whose protein sequence is MSSFWETALIAVLFLLISALIGIRMGDVLSKRELKMSSLPFIVNAAGDTDESVHTHTNDQWASESYLSPETPPKLLSDEGKVVRLLVANDGRIRQHQIADETGWSKSKVSRICSQMHADGTIEKQSVGRENLIVFSEPLPNDETRSTEIGNPQP, encoded by the coding sequence GTGTCGTCATTCTGGGAAACGGCCCTGATCGCGGTTCTATTCCTGCTAATCAGCGCACTCATCGGGATTCGCATGGGCGACGTGCTGTCGAAACGCGAGCTCAAGATGTCGTCGCTCCCGTTTATCGTGAACGCAGCAGGTGACACGGACGAATCAGTCCACACGCACACGAACGATCAATGGGCGTCCGAATCGTATCTGTCGCCCGAAACGCCACCGAAACTCCTGAGCGACGAGGGAAAGGTCGTCCGACTGCTCGTCGCAAACGACGGTCGCATCCGCCAGCACCAGATCGCCGACGAAACGGGCTGGTCGAAGTCGAAAGTCAGCAGGATCTGCTCGCAGATGCACGCCGACGGGACGATTGAAAAGCAGTCGGTCGGTCGAGAGAACCTCATCGTCTTCTCCGAACCACTACCCAACGACGAGACGCGGTCTACCGAGATCGGGAATCCTCAGCCGTAA
- a CDS encoding metal-dependent hydrolase has protein sequence MWPWEHLAFAYVLYSLARNVLSRTSPSAQETIAVAVGSQFPDLLDKPLAWTFGVIDTGYAVGHSIFAAPFIILAAYVVAARRGNRILAGAFAFAHLSHPVADLLNRVLRGRPVDLRIVLWPIKSPPPATQGGFIDHFARYFIRYVNAIVAGGLTPQIVFQSLLGLAVLVLWLFDGAPVAADVWRGLHAQRRQ, from the coding sequence ATGTGGCCGTGGGAGCATCTCGCGTTCGCGTACGTCCTGTACTCGCTGGCCAGGAACGTGCTCTCCCGGACATCACCCTCGGCCCAGGAAACGATCGCCGTCGCTGTCGGCTCACAGTTTCCGGATCTGCTCGACAAGCCGCTCGCCTGGACGTTCGGAGTCATAGACACCGGATACGCTGTCGGACACTCGATTTTTGCCGCGCCGTTCATCATTCTTGCAGCGTATGTAGTGGCCGCTCGTCGAGGAAACCGAATCCTCGCGGGTGCTTTCGCGTTCGCACATCTCTCGCACCCGGTTGCCGATCTGCTCAACCGCGTACTCAGGGGACGACCAGTCGACCTGCGGATCGTTCTCTGGCCAATCAAATCACCGCCACCGGCCACGCAGGGCGGTTTCATCGATCATTTCGCCCGCTACTTCATCCGGTACGTGAACGCGATCGTCGCCGGCGGACTGACGCCGCAGATCGTCTTCCAGTCGCTGCTCGGTCTCGCCGTCCTGGTGCTCTGGCTGTTCGACGGTGCGCCGGTCGCTGCTGACGTCTGGCGAGGGTTGCACGCCCAAAGACGGCAGTGA
- a CDS encoding DUF354 domain-containing protein — MRAIVTIQHPGHVHFFKHAIRELQSQGHELHVFARENEVTVELLERAGIDHEVLAGESNSLFSLAAVQATYETRLLRRARRIGPDVITAIGGVAAAHVASVVGAKSVVFYDTEHATIITKLAYPFADVVCTPECYQGDIGPKHRTYPGYHELAYLHPDRFEPDPAVLEDAGLEPDDTLVVMRLSSWDSSHDVGQGGFDDPVDVVERLEDAGATVLLTSEVDLPAELESRRYTMAPDRMHDLLAYADCFVGEGATMAAEAAVLGTPAVYVNSLALGYVTELDEEYDLVFSYNGEDRHAKSLERAVSIVEDGDQSTWQRRRDRLLADRVDVTDVIVREVEIAGSGTDPNKSTLASNPG, encoded by the coding sequence ATGCGTGCGATCGTGACGATCCAGCATCCGGGTCACGTCCACTTCTTCAAGCACGCGATCCGGGAACTCCAGTCGCAGGGCCACGAACTCCACGTCTTCGCCCGCGAAAACGAGGTCACAGTCGAACTGCTCGAGCGCGCGGGAATCGATCACGAGGTGCTGGCCGGCGAGTCGAACTCGCTGTTCTCGCTGGCGGCCGTGCAGGCGACCTACGAGACGCGGCTCCTGCGGCGGGCGCGACGGATCGGGCCGGACGTGATCACGGCGATCGGCGGCGTCGCCGCGGCTCACGTCGCGTCGGTGGTTGGTGCGAAGAGCGTCGTCTTCTACGACACGGAACACGCGACGATCATCACGAAACTCGCGTATCCGTTCGCCGACGTCGTCTGTACGCCCGAGTGCTATCAGGGTGATATCGGTCCGAAGCACCGCACGTACCCCGGCTATCACGAACTCGCGTACCTGCACCCCGACCGGTTCGAGCCCGATCCCGCGGTGCTCGAGGACGCCGGGCTGGAGCCGGACGACACGCTCGTGGTGATGCGCCTGAGCAGCTGGGACTCCTCGCACGACGTTGGACAGGGCGGATTCGACGATCCCGTCGACGTCGTCGAACGCCTCGAGGACGCCGGCGCGACCGTCTTGCTCACGTCGGAGGTCGACCTCCCGGCCGAACTCGAATCCCGCCGATACACGATGGCGCCGGACCGGATGCACGATCTGCTCGCCTATGCGGACTGCTTCGTCGGCGAGGGTGCGACGATGGCCGCCGAGGCGGCGGTCCTCGGGACGCCGGCAGTGTACGTGAACTCGCTCGCGCTCGGTTACGTGACCGAACTCGACGAGGAGTACGATCTCGTGTTCAGCTACAACGGCGAGGATCGCCACGCGAAATCGCTCGAGCGGGCGGTATCGATCGTCGAGGACGGCGACCAGTCGACGTGGCAGCGCCGGCGTGACCGGCTCCTTGCCGACCGGGTCGACGTCACCGACGTCATCGTCCGGGAAGTCGAGATAGCCGGTTCCGGAACCGATCCGAACAAATCGACGCTCGCGTCGAATCCAGGCTAA
- a CDS encoding nucleotide sugar dehydrogenase yields MTTIIGDTEERADERASGQYALESSGEGTTLEHTTEQSTREATICVVGLGYVGLPLAVGFAQSDYRVIGYDVDDVTVDRLQEGIDTTGDLTDEAIQDGDISYTTDATAITEADYVIIAVPTPIDDDERPDLGYIESAATTVGSKMDPGTTVVLESTVYPGSTREVLVPALEDASGLSAGEDFFVGYSPERATPADDDHGLEDVVKVVGAQNDKVLEDVATLYESVVDAGVHPAPSIEVAEACKVIENIQRDVNIALVNELSMAFEQMGLDTREVLEAARTKWNFHDYRPGLVGGHCIPVDPYFFAHRAKRAGADPELMLTSRSVNESMPNHVAELTIKALNECHKTLRESRVLVLGLAYKSDVGDIRSSKVAHVIDHLREFDIDIEGYDPHADDDEIRASFDIDVQESLSFDGFDAVILTTSHSAFEDIELDDVAAALNDDGALIDIAGAFEPGDAADAELVYRSL; encoded by the coding sequence ATGACCACGATAATTGGCGATACGGAAGAGCGAGCGGACGAGCGAGCGAGCGGTCAGTACGCGCTCGAATCGAGCGGTGAGGGAACCACCCTCGAGCACACGACGGAGCAATCGACCCGCGAGGCGACGATCTGCGTCGTCGGACTGGGATACGTCGGGCTCCCGCTCGCGGTCGGATTCGCGCAGTCGGACTACCGCGTGATCGGCTACGATGTCGACGACGTGACGGTCGACCGACTGCAGGAGGGTATCGACACGACCGGTGACCTCACGGACGAAGCAATCCAGGACGGTGATATCTCCTATACGACCGACGCGACCGCGATCACCGAAGCCGACTACGTCATTATCGCGGTTCCCACCCCGATTGACGACGACGAGCGGCCGGACCTCGGCTACATAGAGAGCGCGGCGACGACCGTCGGGTCGAAAATGGATCCCGGCACTACCGTCGTCCTCGAGTCGACCGTCTACCCGGGCTCGACGCGAGAGGTCCTCGTCCCGGCGCTCGAGGACGCGTCCGGGCTGAGCGCGGGCGAGGATTTCTTCGTCGGCTATTCGCCGGAACGCGCGACGCCGGCCGACGACGACCACGGTCTCGAGGACGTCGTCAAGGTGGTCGGTGCGCAGAACGACAAGGTCCTCGAGGACGTCGCGACGCTGTACGAATCGGTCGTCGACGCGGGCGTCCACCCCGCCCCGTCGATCGAGGTCGCCGAGGCGTGCAAGGTCATCGAAAACATCCAGCGTGACGTCAATATCGCGCTCGTCAACGAGCTATCGATGGCCTTCGAACAGATGGGCCTTGACACGCGAGAGGTGCTCGAGGCGGCGCGGACGAAGTGGAACTTCCACGACTACCGGCCGGGACTCGTCGGCGGGCACTGCATTCCGGTCGACCCCTACTTCTTCGCCCACCGCGCGAAGCGAGCGGGGGCGGATCCGGAACTGATGCTCACGAGCCGGTCGGTCAACGAGTCGATGCCGAACCACGTCGCCGAGTTGACGATCAAGGCGCTCAACGAGTGTCACAAGACGTTGCGAGAGAGTCGCGTGCTAGTGCTCGGACTCGCGTACAAGTCGGACGTGGGTGACATTCGCAGTTCGAAGGTTGCCCATGTCATCGACCATCTCCGCGAGTTCGACATCGATATCGAGGGATACGATCCGCACGCGGACGACGACGAGATCCGAGCGTCGTTCGATATCGACGTTCAAGAATCGCTCTCGTTCGACGGGTTCGACGCCGTCATCCTCACCACCTCGCACTCGGCGTTCGAGGATATCGAACTCGACGACGTTGCGGCGGCCCTCAACGACGACGGCGCGCTAATCGACATCGCGGGCGCGTTCGAACCGGGCGATGCAGCCGACGCCGAACTCGTCTACCGCAGTTTATAA
- a CDS encoding glycosyltransferase family 2 protein, translating to MYRRHTIGVIVPAYNEEDHVGDVLATMPDFVDRIYAVDDDSTDDTWRIIRTYAAASKEDDQSAEDEAPENGVPEDESERLRASLPDGGAVVGPEIVPIRHAENQGAGGALRTGYVRARDDDIDITVTMDADGQMDPDQLPKLLDPIVEGDADYTKGNRLADRASRREMPPFRLFGNWVLTQLTKIASGYWRLQDPQNGYTAISHDALSAIDIESLPDDHEYPNDLLVRLNVAEMRVADVSMPAVYADEESTIQYKTFIPVTSITLLRGFCQRLKTQFAADRLHPTVLCYAAGIAVLAAAAAIGILGGVNAVDGEASVREPTAAAFALLTSVGLFLVAMRTDARDNAELGVRR from the coding sequence ATGTATCGAAGACACACGATCGGCGTGATCGTCCCGGCGTACAACGAGGAAGATCACGTCGGTGACGTCCTCGCGACGATGCCCGACTTCGTCGACCGCATCTACGCCGTCGACGACGACTCGACGGACGACACCTGGCGGATCATCCGGACGTACGCGGCCGCCTCGAAAGAGGACGATCAGTCCGCCGAAGACGAAGCGCCCGAAAACGGTGTGCCCGAGGACGAGAGCGAGCGCCTCCGCGCGTCCCTCCCGGACGGCGGCGCCGTCGTGGGACCGGAAATCGTCCCCATTCGACACGCGGAGAACCAGGGTGCCGGCGGCGCGCTCAGGACCGGCTACGTCCGCGCGCGCGACGACGACATCGATATTACGGTTACGATGGACGCTGACGGGCAGATGGACCCGGATCAGCTCCCGAAGCTATTGGATCCGATCGTGGAGGGGGACGCCGACTACACGAAGGGGAACCGACTCGCCGATCGCGCCTCGCGTCGGGAGATGCCACCGTTCCGGTTGTTCGGGAACTGGGTTCTGACCCAGCTCACGAAAATCGCGAGCGGGTACTGGCGCCTGCAGGACCCTCAGAACGGGTACACCGCGATTTCTCACGACGCGCTATCCGCGATCGACATCGAGTCGCTTCCGGACGATCACGAGTACCCAAACGACCTGCTCGTCCGGCTGAACGTCGCGGAGATGCGCGTTGCAGACGTGTCGATGCCGGCCGTCTACGCCGACGAGGAGAGTACGATCCAGTATAAGACCTTCATCCCGGTCACCTCGATCACGCTACTGCGTGGCTTCTGTCAGCGGCTGAAAACGCAGTTCGCCGCCGATAGACTGCACCCTACCGTCCTCTGTTACGCGGCGGGGATCGCCGTGCTGGCGGCCGCAGCCGCGATCGGGATCCTGGGTGGCGTAAACGCGGTCGACGGCGAGGCATCTGTGCGCGAACCGACTGCGGCCGCGTTCGCGCTCCTCACCAGCGTCGGGCTGTTCCTGGTCGCGATGCGAACTGACGCGAGGGACAACGCCGAACTGGGGGTGCGTCGCTGA
- a CDS encoding carboxypeptidase regulatory-like domain-containing protein — translation MSRNTQQHGTKTRSIQSSVQVILTVSGILFLLAGLVLAASGASVSSAIGSVTDRFDDSSQPADDDIDSSNGDAASGGGGNETDDTDGGDSDTGDGGDGNTGDGGDSDTGDSGDGDTGDGGDGDTGDGGDGDGDSGDGNTDGDDSDGGDNGDGSGGDDGTHALTVSVVDQDGNAVDGADVSLDDLSSDEKTTGGDGEVEWEVEDGTYSVTANADGYQSAEDSVEIDGSDESIELTLEEEGDSSGDDDSSDGSNTVTFVVEDQNGDPLENATVALEEQALFGGKEEKTVDENGEVEFERENGEYSFTVTVDGNESDEYTVEVDGDTRQVVTYETTDG, via the coding sequence ATGAGCCGCAACACCCAACAACACGGAACGAAGACCCGATCGATTCAGAGCAGCGTCCAGGTTATACTCACCGTCAGTGGCATCCTCTTCCTCCTGGCCGGGCTGGTACTCGCTGCGAGCGGGGCATCCGTCAGTAGCGCGATCGGGTCTGTCACCGACCGATTTGACGACTCGAGCCAACCGGCTGACGACGATATCGATTCGTCGAATGGTGACGCTGCGAGCGGTGGCGGTGGTAACGAAACCGATGATACTGACGGCGGTGATAGCGATACCGGCGACGGTGGTGACGGCAATACCGGTGACGGAGGTGACAGTGATACCGGCGATAGCGGTGACGGCGATACCGGCGATGGTGGTGACGGCGATACCGGTGACGGCGGTGACGGCGATGGCGACAGTGGCGATGGCAATACCGACGGTGATGATAGCGACGGTGGTGACAACGGAGATGGTAGCGGCGGCGACGACGGAACACACGCGTTGACAGTGTCCGTAGTAGATCAAGACGGTAATGCGGTCGACGGAGCCGACGTGAGCCTTGATGACCTCTCCAGCGACGAGAAAACGACCGGCGGAGATGGCGAGGTCGAGTGGGAGGTCGAGGACGGCACCTACAGCGTTACCGCGAATGCGGACGGATACCAGTCCGCTGAAGACAGCGTCGAGATCGACGGCAGCGACGAATCGATCGAACTGACGCTCGAGGAAGAAGGCGATAGTTCGGGCGATGACGACTCGAGCGACGGCAGTAACACGGTCACGTTCGTCGTGGAAGACCAGAACGGCGACCCGCTCGAGAACGCGACCGTTGCGCTCGAGGAGCAAGCGCTGTTTGGGGGGAAAGAGGAGAAAACCGTCGACGAGAATGGCGAGGTCGAATTCGAGCGCGAGAACGGCGAATACTCGTTCACCGTGACCGTAGACGGGAACGAATCGGACGAATACACCGTCGAAGTCGATGGCGACACGAGACAGGTCGTGACGTACGAGACGACTGACGGCTAG
- a CDS encoding DUF1616 domain-containing protein, with product MSDNHLWYLDLAVVIAVTGALTLGILSGVSGAIRIALSIPLILFLPGYALVSALFPDKPNDDYRSFDQEKTGLGNPLLVSGGLQTIERTILSVVFSVALVPAITLFSSLTPRGLTLEPVLSGLAVVTVVLALLAIGSRYRCPPDRRFVPAVSSISPFFTRGRPSPYGRIDVRPYNIAIVIGVGLLLASAGFALANPPQHDGYTEISVETDNVTGDTETIYDSTYTAGESQELQATITNQEHEEQRYTTVVLLQRVSSDGETVTVNESVEMDRKNATVADGDSHQQPLEITPTMRGNDLRLTLLLYEGEPPAEPTAENAYRKLHLPIEVS from the coding sequence ATGAGCGACAACCACTTGTGGTATCTCGATCTGGCAGTCGTCATCGCAGTCACTGGCGCCCTCACGCTCGGTATTCTTTCGGGAGTATCCGGAGCGATACGAATCGCGTTATCGATTCCACTTATTCTCTTTCTTCCGGGGTATGCACTCGTCTCTGCCCTCTTTCCGGACAAACCTAACGACGACTATCGCTCCTTCGATCAGGAAAAAACTGGCCTCGGCAATCCGCTGTTAGTCAGTGGCGGACTCCAGACGATCGAACGAACCATCCTATCAGTTGTCTTTAGCGTTGCACTCGTTCCCGCGATCACCCTTTTTTCAAGCTTGACCCCTAGGGGTTTGACGCTTGAACCGGTACTCTCCGGGCTTGCAGTAGTCACCGTCGTCCTGGCACTTCTCGCGATCGGATCTCGCTACCGCTGTCCGCCCGATAGACGGTTCGTTCCCGCGGTTTCGTCGATATCCCCGTTCTTTACCCGAGGACGACCAAGCCCGTATGGGCGAATCGACGTTCGCCCGTACAACATCGCCATCGTGATCGGAGTCGGCCTCTTGCTCGCGAGCGCTGGGTTCGCCCTCGCGAACCCACCACAGCACGATGGATATACGGAGATTTCCGTGGAAACGGACAACGTTACCGGCGACACCGAAACGATCTACGACTCGACGTATACCGCGGGAGAGAGCCAGGAACTGCAGGCGACGATCACGAATCAGGAACACGAAGAGCAGCGGTACACGACCGTGGTACTGCTCCAGCGGGTGAGTTCCGACGGTGAGACCGTGACCGTCAACGAGTCGGTCGAGATGGACAGGAAAAATGCAACAGTCGCCGATGGTGACTCTCACCAGCAGCCCCTCGAGATCACGCCGACGATGCGAGGGAACGATCTTCGGCTGACCCTATTGCTTTACGAGGGCGAGCCACCGGCGGAGCCGACGGCTGAGAACGCCTATCGCAAACTTCACTTGCCGATCGAGGTCTCATAG